One window of the Candoia aspera isolate rCanAsp1 chromosome 16, rCanAsp1.hap2, whole genome shotgun sequence genome contains the following:
- the LOC134506306 gene encoding reticulon-4 receptor-like 2, translating to MVAFLFLNPAGIAALVALMFLSLGTVLPCPPICQICSVYAVECEEVSSLEDVLTTLPSSTQQILLRQGNLSEIPPLAFSNFTNLHLLSITGFLVSSLADLTFFIPYVNYLKILDLSNNQLLSCTIESLAFSGLLYLEELILTNNSLDILRRTWFLEMPGLNKLFLAINRITYLPPRTFENLNKLDELVVSSNMIQYLPMDAFFGLLSLTKLDLSSNKILFINHEAFQPLQALKYLLLFQNRLTTLPGLPNSITFLFIHRNPWVCDCQLIHSMELMQAKIQLPAAVTCKRPPFLAGHQVSSSKLLGCTSSYLSSSLFSTIDLLPSNPRNVKLIFGLLESKAALTMLGVPHSVAKTLSEERWLAACFPGFQPTSVIANCAGDIDSIYEYPSPLVSTTALNTTSFVQMTVTEPIQKNQDQGMDVLQILGTKPVAVTGRSVDLLPPNRMDIRGLSEEIQHPELLLEAVAEGIEQPLEEGDKHAVSPSSNTSYYFFRTGTDPPLQEFPVSIRSCSKVTFSDIAGDINQKSPSITSICPLVERMYQIDFALPVEEEAKPVQGEEWDG from the exons ATGTGAGGAGGTTTCTTCACTCGAGGACG TCTTAACCACCTTGCCAAGTTCCACCCAGCAGATCCTTCTACGGCAAGGGAACCTTAGTGAGATACCTCCTCTGGCTTTCAGCAATTTCACCAATCTTCATTTATTGTCCATCACTGGCTTCCTAGTCTCCTCACTGGCTGACCTCACCTTTTTTATACCTTATGTCAACTACCTGAAGATTCTGGATCTCAGCAACAACCAACTGCTCAGTTGCACCATTGAGTCCCTGGCTTTCTCAGGTCTTCTGTATCTTGAAGAGTTGATTCTAACCAACAACAGCTTGGACATTTTGAGGAGGACCTGGTTCTTGGAAATGCCAGGACTCAACAAACTCTTTCTGGCCATTAACAGAATCACATACCTTCCCCCAAGGACATTTGAGAACTTAAACAAGCTTGATGAACTGGTAGTCTCCTCCAATATGATTCAATATCTCCCCATGGATGctttttttggtttgctttcatTGACCAAGCTGGACTTATCAAGTAACAAAATCCTCTTTATCAACCATGAAGCCTTCCAACCTTTGCAAGCACTCAAGTATCTCCTGTTATTCCAGAACAGGCTGACCACCTTGCCAGGTCTCCCTAATTCCATCACCTTCCTGTTTATTCACAGAAATCCTTGGGTCTGCGACTGTCAGCTGATCCACTCTATGGAATTAATGCAGGCTAAAATCCAATTGCCTGCTGCGGTCACTTGCAAAAGACCTCCCTTTCTTGCAGGACACCAAGTGTCAAGCAGCAAGCTTCTGGGGTGTACTTCTAGCTATTTGTCTTCCTCCCTGTTCTCAACCATTGATTTGCTACCCTCCAATCCCAGAAACGTCAAGCTGATATTTGGTTTGCTAG AAAGCAAAGCTGCCTTAACCATGCTGGGTGTTCCGCACAGTGTTGCAAAAACGCTGTCAGAAGAACGCTGGTTAGCTGCTTGTTTCCCAGGCTTTCAACCCACCTCTGTCATAGCCAATTGCGCAGGTGACATTGATTCCATTTATGAGTATCCTTCTCCACTGGTGAGTACCACAGCCCTCAACACAACCTCATTTGTTCAGATGACTGTGACAGAGCCAATACAGAAGAATCAGGACCAGGGAATGGATGTCCTGCAGATTCTAGGAACAAAACCTGTGGCTGTCACCGGTCGCTCAGTGGACCTATTGCCTCCAAATAGGATGGATATCAGAGGCTTGAGTGAAGAAATCCAGCATCCAGAATTACTGTTGGAGGCTGTGGCAGAGGGCATTGAGCAACCTTTAGAGGAGGGTGATAAGCATGCAGTGAGCCCATCTTCCAACACCAGTTACTATTTTTTCAGAACAGGCACTGATCCACCTTTGCAGGAGTTTCCTGTCTCCATCAGGAGCTGCAGTAAAGTCACCTTCTCAGACATTGCAGGAGATATTAATCAAAAGTCTCCGAGCATCACTTCAATCTGCCCTTTGGTTGAAAGGATGTACCAGATTGACTTTGCCCTTCCAGTTGAAGAGGAGGCCAAACCAGTACAAGGTGAAGAATGGGATGGATAA